The Candidatus Neptunochlamydia vexilliferae region AAGAGAAGATCACTTGTAAACCCTGAAGACGAGTGTTTTTCCCAACGAAAACAATGTGAACTACTTAGTGTATGGCGCTCAGGCTTGTACTATCAATCTCGAGGGCCAAGCCAAGAGGACTTGCAGTTAATGAGAGCAATCGATGAGCAGTATCTTAAAAC contains the following coding sequences:
- a CDS encoding IS3 family transposase, which gives rise to KRRSLVNPEDECFSQRKQCELLSVWRSGLYYQSRGPSQEDLQLMRAIDEQYLKTPFYGRRRMTLEMRDQGFLVGEKKVRSAM